The following is a genomic window from Candidatus Nealsonbacteria bacterium CG07_land_8_20_14_0_80_39_13.
TGGAGTTGAATGCGTTAAGTGTTCGGATTGAGGGGTAGCTGTGGGAGAATGAACAATATAACAATCTAAGCATAAAAAGGGGCGCCTGTCAACGCTTGTGGCGCCGGATAAAGTTTGATAGAATGTCAGGGTATGAAAATTGAGAGAATTATTATTTCAATGATATTTGTCTTGCTCTTGGCCGGAACTATGGCCGGAGGCGGTTTTTATTATGGGCTGGAAACCGGAAAATCTCAATGCGCAATATGTCCTCCGGAAGACCTTAATTTCTCTCTCTTTTGGGAAACATATCGAAAACTTCAAGAAAATTATGTAGATAAGGAAAAATTTGACACTCAAAAACTTATCTACGGAGCGATTTCGGGAATGGTAAAGTCGTTAAATGACACTTACACCGTTTTTATGGACCCGGAAGCGGCAAAAATATTTAACGAAGACGTAAGTGGCTCTTTTGAGGGCGTGGGGATGGAGTTCGGAATAAAGAAAGGGCAGATGCAAGTCATTACTCCTCTGGAAAACACCCCGGCTCAAAGGGCCGGTTTAAGGGCAGGAGATAAGATAATAAAAATAAACGATAAAACAACCACTGATATGACCACCGAAGAAGCTGTCCGTTTAATAAGAGGGCATAAGGGAACAGAAGTAACTTTAACGATTTTTAGGGAAGGGTGGGACAAATACGAAGATATTAAAATAATCAGAGATGTTATTGAGGTTCCTTCGCTGAAATTAGAAATAAGAAACGATAACATCGCTTATTTAAGGCTATATCAATTTTCCGGAAAAGCAGACGCCGACTTCAATAAAGCGGCTTTGGATATTTTAAACAGCAATGCTGACAGAATAATACTTGACTTGAGAAATAATCCCGGCGGATATTTAGAAGTGGCGCAATATATTGCCGGCTGGTTTATAGAGAAAGGGCAGATTGTGACCATCCAAGATTTCGGAAAGGGAAGGGAAAAAGAAAAAATAGAATACAAGTCCCAAGGAAATGCTGTTCTTTCCGGATACCCGATTGTTCTTCTGATTAACGAGG
Proteins encoded in this region:
- a CDS encoding peptidase S41, translating into MKIERIIISMIFVLLLAGTMAGGGFYYGLETGKSQCAICPPEDLNFSLFWETYRKLQENYVDKEKFDTQKLIYGAISGMVKSLNDTYTVFMDPEAAKIFNEDVSGSFEGVGMEFGIKKGQMQVITPLENTPAQRAGLRAGDKIIKINDKTTTDMTTEEAVRLIRGHKGTEVTLTIFREGWDKYEDIKIIRDVIEVPSLKLEIRNDNIAYLRLYQFSGKADADFNKAALDILNSNADRIILDLRNNPGGYLEVAQYIAGWFIEKGQIVTIQDFGKGREKEKIEYKSQGNAVLSGYPIVLLINEGSASASEILAGAMRDNLNVQLIGKKSFGKGSVQETKKLADESYLKVTVAKWLTPKGSSISEVGIEPDVKVELTDEDYKNKKDPQLDKAIEIIKNM